AAGTGTCCAGCGAATTTCTTCCGAGTTAAGACCAACAATCCTCGACAATCTGGGTATCAAGGCTGCGATTGACTGGCAAGCCAATGAATTTCAAAACAAAACCGGAATTGCATGCCGGGTTGCCAGTGAGTCTTTTAACAGTGTCCTGGAAAGCCACTTGGCAACAAGTATCTTTCGGATTTTCCAGGAAACGCTGACAAACGTAGCAAGACATGCTCATGCAACAAAGGTTGATGTTCTGATAAAAGAAAAGGATGGCCATCTGGTTTTTTCTATGAGGGACGACGGCAAAGGCATTACAAAGAAGGAAATTTCCGATCCAAATGCATTAGGATTAATTGGCATCAGGGAACGTGTGTATTCTTGTCAGGGAAAAGTCAAGATTTTCGGATTTCGTGGAAAAGGGACGAAGGTACTAGTGACCATCCCTCTGAAGAATAAAACAGAGTAATGATATGAAAAAAATACTTATTGCCGATGACCATCCGATCATACGGGAAGGGTTAAAACAGATTTTGAATGGTTATGGTGATGCAATTACCATAGACTCTATCGATACGTGCCTGGGCGTGTTGAATACACTACGTCAAAATACCTACGATCTGCTTTTATTGGATATTAATATGCCGGATAAGATGGGGCTTGATATTTTAGAAGAATTAAAGGATAATTATCCTGCGCTTCCCGTTCTCATATTAAGCATTTATCCTGAAGAGCAGTATGCCATTAGCGCTTTAAAACTCGGTGCGGACGGATATCTTGTAAAAAAAACTGCGCCGAATGAACTGCTGAAGGCAATAGAACAAGTATCCCGCGGAGAAAAATATGTCAGTTCTTCTTTGGCCAAGAGACTGGCGCAGTATGTGGAAGCAGACAAAAGAATAATGCCCCACGAGAGACTTTCTGGCCGTGAATATCAGGTGATGCGCATGATAGTTTCAGGAAAAAGCCTGACAGAAATTGCTGAAAATCTGTTACTCAGTGTGAAAACGGTAAGTACCTACAAGGTCAGAATACTTGAAAAAATGGGTATGAGCAACAACATAGAGCTTGTGCGTTATGCAATTGGACATGGGCTGATAGATTAACAAACAGTGAATCATTTTTCTCGGGTAAAACTCTTTGGTAAAATCTCACAATGGCACCTCCTGCCTTCTTCTCAACAAAAAACCGACATTGTATTTGCAGGATATTTCCCACAAGCAAATAGTTTATTTCCTACAAATAAATCCGGCTTGACTGATATTCATTTCTTGCCGATTTGTTATAATTGCCGTTATTATGCTATTCGGAAGAGGAAAATAAACAAATACTTTTCATAGTCCAGCAATGATA
The Candidatus Brocadiaceae bacterium DNA segment above includes these coding regions:
- a CDS encoding response regulator transcription factor encodes the protein MKKILIADDHPIIREGLKQILNGYGDAITIDSIDTCLGVLNTLRQNTYDLLLLDINMPDKMGLDILEELKDNYPALPVLILSIYPEEQYAISALKLGADGYLVKKTAPNELLKAIEQVSRGEKYVSSSLAKRLAQYVEADKRIMPHERLSGREYQVMRMIVSGKSLTEIAENLLLSVKTVSTYKVRILEKMGMSNNIELVRYAIGHGLID